One stretch of Siphonobacter curvatus DNA includes these proteins:
- the msrB gene encoding peptide-methionine (R)-S-oxide reductase MsrB translates to MKATLLSLFMVCTMVVMGSCQSQSQDKKPKKMDVKTKNPYYSRTDTTKLNVSDAEWKKVLEPEVYAVAREAATEWAFRGKYWNFTGRGTYYCAACGNALFKSDAKFASSCGWPSFFETMRPHSVEYKEDRSHGMNRIEVLCGRCGGHLGHLFDDGPAPTHKRYCMNSVVMDFEPDDKSQQAVK, encoded by the coding sequence ATGAAAGCAACGCTGCTGAGTTTGTTTATGGTCTGTACCATGGTTGTTATGGGCAGTTGCCAATCTCAATCACAGGATAAGAAGCCCAAGAAAATGGACGTAAAAACGAAGAATCCCTATTACTCTCGCACCGATACTACAAAACTGAATGTATCCGATGCCGAATGGAAAAAAGTACTCGAACCCGAAGTATATGCCGTAGCTCGGGAAGCGGCCACCGAATGGGCCTTCCGGGGTAAGTACTGGAACTTTACGGGCCGCGGTACGTACTACTGTGCGGCGTGCGGCAATGCCCTGTTCAAGTCAGATGCGAAATTTGCCAGCAGTTGCGGATGGCCCAGCTTCTTCGAAACGATGCGGCCGCACAGCGTCGAGTACAAGGAAGATCGTTCGCACGGCATGAACCGTATCGAAGTTTTATGCGGACGTTGCGGAGGTCATTTGGGTCACCTGTTTGATGACGGTCCGGCTCCTACGCACAAACGCTATTGCATGAACTCCGTCGTGATGGATTTTGAGCCGGACGATAAGAGCCAGCAGGCGGTGAAGTAG
- a CDS encoding SDR family oxidoreductase: MQTSTPAQTQSHQPGIEADMYPQPIFIRDSYKGADKLRGKVALITGGDSGIGRSVAVHFAREGADVAIVYLEENEDAYDTRKLVEAEGVQCLLIQGNVQHPEFCKAAVEKTVQHLGQLNILVNNAAEQHPHESFEDLTQAELENTFRTNIFAFFHFTWAALPHLKEGDSILNTTSVTAFRGSPSLIDYASTKGAITAFTRSLSEQLAEKGIRVNAVAPGPIWTPLIPATFPAEKVEAFGKDVPLKRAGQPCEVGPCYVFLASEDASYITGQTLHPNGGTVINA, from the coding sequence ATGCAAACATCAACACCAGCACAAACGCAGTCGCATCAGCCCGGTATTGAAGCCGATATGTACCCTCAGCCCATCTTCATTCGAGACTCTTATAAAGGTGCAGATAAGTTACGGGGTAAAGTGGCTTTGATTACGGGCGGTGACAGCGGGATTGGCCGGTCGGTAGCCGTTCATTTTGCCCGTGAGGGGGCTGACGTAGCCATCGTATACCTGGAAGAAAACGAGGATGCGTACGACACTCGCAAGCTCGTTGAAGCCGAAGGCGTACAGTGCCTGCTTATTCAGGGTAACGTTCAACACCCTGAATTTTGTAAAGCAGCCGTTGAAAAGACCGTTCAGCACCTGGGTCAGCTTAATATTCTAGTTAACAACGCAGCGGAACAGCACCCGCACGAATCCTTTGAGGACCTCACCCAGGCGGAACTCGAAAACACATTCCGTACGAATATTTTTGCTTTTTTCCACTTTACCTGGGCGGCTCTTCCGCATTTAAAAGAAGGAGATAGCATTCTCAATACGACTTCCGTAACCGCTTTTCGGGGTAGCCCTTCCCTGATTGATTATGCATCAACGAAAGGAGCGATCACGGCGTTTACGCGTTCGCTATCCGAACAACTCGCCGAAAAAGGAATCCGGGTCAACGCCGTTGCTCCGGGTCCAATCTGGACCCCCTTGATTCCAGCTACGTTCCCAGCCGAAAAAGTGGAAGCTTTTGGGAAAGACGTACCGTTGAAGCGGGCCGGTCAACCCTGCGAAGTAGGTCCTTGTTACGTCTTTCTAGCGTCCGAAGATGCTAGTTACATAACGGGTCAAACCTTACATCCAAACGGTGGTACCGTCATTAACGCTTAA
- a CDS encoding Hsp20/alpha crystallin family protein → MKPQISVPKEILANIDFANTLNGGRTESLVWVNRGEAGYEVFVKMPGVDPDDLQVDIENGHLWLYTLHPVLKVNEEEEVESFLPYTVGDLLIPSDVDVEHISARYRNGRWRVFLPFSENEGLQRHIDLDWE, encoded by the coding sequence ATGAAACCGCAAATCTCAGTACCGAAAGAAATTCTCGCTAACATAGACTTTGCAAATACGTTGAACGGTGGTCGGACTGAATCATTAGTCTGGGTGAACCGCGGCGAGGCGGGCTATGAAGTATTTGTAAAAATGCCAGGCGTTGATCCTGATGACTTACAGGTTGATATTGAAAACGGCCACTTATGGCTGTATACCTTACACCCTGTATTGAAAGTAAACGAAGAGGAAGAAGTAGAAAGCTTCTTACCTTATACGGTGGGCGATCTGTTGATTCCGAGTGACGTAGACGTCGAACATATTTCGGCTCGTTACCGCAACGGACGTTGGCGAGTATTCCTTCCTTTCAGCGAAAACGAAGGGTTACAGCGTCACATTGATCTCGATTGGGAATAA
- the corA gene encoding magnesium/cobalt transporter CorA, whose product MSSRKHKIERKNLGTSPGTLQYIGLPLDNQIKITRIDFTLEGHQKKIIQNYSEASPSTTGITWLNIDGIHKPEVIAEIGRLYQLHPLMQEDILNTLQKPKFEFFGENTLFIVLKWLEYNPHTREVEPEHVALVLGPSWVLSFQEERSRDIFEVIRKRIEAGAGKTRQNGADYLLYALADVVVDQYFRVLDCVEENLDRLEEALFKNAEQKHLEEIYTVKRELGVMRKVVTPLREITLSLSREAPLNGQSLISANTEIYLRDLYDHINQVNETVELYRDQMTSLMDLYNSTISNRLNNVMKVLTIISVIFMPLTFVAGIYGMNFEYMPELHWRYGYPFAMGLMAVMVVIMLLWFRRKHWL is encoded by the coding sequence ATGTCTTCACGTAAGCATAAAATCGAGCGTAAAAATCTGGGAACTTCGCCCGGTACGCTTCAATACATAGGGCTACCCCTCGATAATCAAATCAAGATTACCCGGATTGATTTTACGCTGGAAGGGCATCAAAAGAAAATTATACAGAACTATTCCGAAGCAAGCCCTTCGACAACGGGGATCACCTGGTTGAATATCGACGGTATTCATAAACCCGAAGTCATTGCTGAAATCGGCCGCCTGTATCAGCTTCACCCGCTTATGCAGGAGGATATTCTGAATACGCTACAAAAGCCCAAGTTTGAGTTTTTCGGAGAAAACACCCTGTTCATCGTACTGAAGTGGCTGGAATATAATCCCCATACCCGTGAGGTAGAACCCGAACACGTAGCTCTGGTACTAGGGCCTAGCTGGGTACTTTCGTTTCAGGAAGAACGGAGCCGGGATATTTTTGAAGTGATCCGAAAACGTATTGAAGCCGGTGCCGGCAAAACGCGGCAAAATGGGGCGGACTATCTGCTGTATGCCCTGGCGGATGTAGTGGTAGATCAGTATTTCCGGGTGCTGGATTGCGTAGAAGAAAACCTGGATCGGCTCGAAGAAGCCCTGTTTAAAAATGCCGAGCAGAAGCACCTTGAAGAGATTTATACCGTTAAACGCGAACTGGGCGTGATGCGGAAAGTGGTTACGCCACTTCGGGAAATTACCCTGAGCCTTTCGCGGGAAGCTCCCCTGAACGGGCAGTCGCTGATTTCAGCCAATACGGAAATTTATCTGCGGGATTTGTACGATCACATCAATCAGGTGAACGAAACCGTAGAACTCTACCGCGACCAGATGACCAGTCTGATGGACCTCTACAATTCGACCATCAGTAATCGGCTGAACAATGTAATGAAAGTACTGACCATCATCTCGGTCATCTTCATGCCATTGACCTTCGTAGCGGGTATCTATGGGATGAATTTTGAGTATATGCCGGAATTACACTGGCGGTATGGCTATCCTTTCGCGATGGGTCTGATGGCGGTGATGGTCGTGATCATGCTACTCTGGTTCCGGCGAAAACACTGGCTGTAG
- a CDS encoding outer membrane beta-barrel protein, whose amino-acid sequence MLRRILPLLSLIFITLLGTEASAQVLHLKPHYGLKAGLTSGYTIRSPKGDVVSRFNSGLHFGGFYRQRFNKFVIQPEVVLTQRGGALKANNVVTRNSFYYATGAAVFGYVVTEGLTLEAGPEYAYALNGPESTPRGPNNRSDYGFTAGLRYDFMDAADKISLNLRYSRGFNNVITTEPGVNFYNQAVQISLIYNFYKE is encoded by the coding sequence ATGCTTCGACGAATTCTCCCCCTTTTGTCCCTGATTTTCATTACGTTGCTTGGTACAGAAGCTTCCGCTCAGGTGCTCCACCTAAAGCCCCACTATGGTTTAAAAGCCGGGCTCACCTCAGGCTATACCATTCGTAGTCCGAAAGGCGATGTCGTTTCCCGTTTTAATTCAGGCCTGCACTTCGGTGGTTTTTACCGGCAGCGTTTCAATAAATTTGTGATTCAACCGGAAGTGGTGTTGACACAACGCGGTGGTGCTCTGAAAGCCAACAACGTTGTTACCCGTAATTCCTTTTACTACGCCACTGGAGCTGCCGTATTCGGCTACGTTGTGACGGAAGGATTGACGCTAGAGGCAGGTCCGGAATACGCCTACGCCCTGAATGGACCGGAAAGCACGCCCCGTGGACCTAATAACCGCAGTGATTACGGGTTTACGGCTGGCCTTCGGTATGACTTCATGGATGCCGCTGACAAGATTAGCCTGAACTTACGCTACAGCCGTGGTTTTAATAATGTGATTACAACCGAACCCGGAGTAAATTTCTACAATCAGGCCGTTCAGATTTCACTGATTTATAATTTTTACAAAGAGTAG
- a CDS encoding response regulator, producing MKKPLDFVLLMAEDDSDDQDLFKDALAHYYDPVKLRFVADGEECCDYLKRKGHYANPESSPRPDLILLDLNMPRKNGKEVLSEIKADDSLKSIPVIVFTTSRSPSDIQEAYQLGSNSYMVKPNSFRETLDLIQQLAGFWFTAAELPD from the coding sequence ATGAAAAAACCTCTGGACTTCGTTTTACTGATGGCAGAAGACGATTCCGACGACCAGGATTTATTTAAGGATGCCCTAGCCCATTATTATGATCCGGTTAAACTACGATTTGTGGCGGATGGGGAAGAATGTTGTGATTATCTCAAGCGAAAAGGCCATTATGCAAACCCCGAATCTAGCCCTCGCCCGGACCTGATTCTATTGGATCTAAATATGCCTCGCAAGAATGGTAAGGAGGTTTTATCCGAAATAAAAGCGGATGATTCTTTAAAGTCCATTCCGGTCATCGTATTTACTACCTCACGTTCGCCTTCCGATATCCAGGAAGCCTACCAACTGGGATCAAATTCGTACATGGTTAAGCCTAATTCCTTCCGCGAAACATTGGATCTTATTCAACAGCTAGCCGGTTTCTGGTTTACTGCTGCCGAATTACCCGATTAA
- the alr gene encoding alanine racemase: protein MTISARYLLTDSRQISSPADSVFFAIRGPHHDGHTFIPELYRKGVREFVIEEAPFQTQAFPKAQFHVVPNAIHALQEIAAEHRRAFSIPVIGITGSNGKTIVKEWLAQLLSPDFVICRSPKSYNSQLGVPLSVWSLDAHHTLGIFEAGISQPGEMARLETVIQPTIGIFTNIGTAHDEAFQDRRQKIREKLELFRHVKTFVYCLDFTEITAELPDFLPADCQILGWSKTEAWHPFTTQSNISQAWWENLNHCIALLRHFRISEDEIQRRIYALRPVSMRLELKEGINDCYLIDDSYNNDLAGLKMALDFLSNQHERPHKVVILSDLLQSGVNESELYTQIAQLLKDKGVNQLIGIGEALQRNQMAFALPAKFFESTEAFLAKYRTSDFSDSVVLVKGARTFHFEDIIRKLSLRTHGTILEVNLDALSHNLNYFREKIGRQTKIMVMVKAFAYGSGIEEVANLLQFHRVDYLAVAYPDEGVRLRKAGIQLPILILNTSPENFQQVLDYQLEPEIYSPRHWQEFVDFLGDRQLSTSVHIKVDTGMHRLGFEEKHLDWLTDQISQHPEIRIASIFSHLAAADEAEHDAFTHQQIARYTFMADRITAVLPYQPIRHLANSPGLARFPEARFDMIRLGKGLYGTAVLPEDQENLKTVGTLKTVISQIKEVPKTETVGYGRRGVLSRDSRIATIAIGYADGFDRKFSRGTGKVLIHGQLCPIVGNICMDMSMVDVTDVDCSEGDEVIIFGDYPSIRDLASWSGTIPYEILTNVGERVSRVFYREGN, encoded by the coding sequence ATGACCATTTCTGCTCGCTATTTACTTACCGACAGCCGTCAGATTAGCAGTCCCGCTGATTCCGTATTTTTCGCCATCCGCGGACCGCACCACGATGGACATACCTTTATTCCTGAGTTATACCGAAAAGGCGTTCGGGAATTCGTTATTGAAGAGGCCCCATTTCAGACGCAGGCTTTTCCGAAGGCTCAGTTTCATGTGGTGCCCAATGCCATTCATGCTTTACAGGAAATAGCCGCCGAGCATCGTCGGGCTTTTTCTATTCCCGTTATTGGCATTACGGGTTCCAACGGAAAAACCATCGTGAAAGAATGGCTGGCTCAGCTGCTCAGTCCGGACTTTGTCATTTGCCGAAGTCCCAAGAGTTATAATTCCCAGTTGGGCGTACCCCTGTCCGTGTGGTCGCTCGATGCCCATCATACGTTAGGCATTTTTGAAGCGGGTATTTCACAGCCCGGCGAAATGGCTCGTCTGGAAACAGTAATCCAGCCAACTATTGGCATTTTTACTAATATCGGTACAGCCCACGACGAAGCGTTTCAGGATCGCCGACAGAAAATCCGGGAAAAGCTGGAGCTATTCCGTCACGTCAAAACTTTCGTGTACTGCCTCGACTTTACGGAAATCACGGCGGAATTGCCCGACTTTCTGCCCGCGGATTGCCAGATTCTCGGCTGGTCGAAAACCGAAGCCTGGCATCCTTTCACCACGCAGAGTAACATCAGTCAGGCCTGGTGGGAAAACCTCAACCACTGCATTGCCCTCTTACGGCATTTTAGAATTTCAGAGGATGAAATTCAGCGACGCATTTACGCCCTGCGTCCCGTATCGATGCGACTGGAGTTGAAAGAAGGCATCAATGACTGTTACCTGATTGATGACAGTTACAATAATGATCTGGCTGGTCTGAAAATGGCCTTGGATTTTCTGTCGAATCAGCACGAACGTCCGCACAAAGTGGTCATACTTTCCGATCTGCTGCAAAGCGGGGTAAACGAGAGCGAGTTGTATACGCAGATTGCCCAACTCCTGAAAGACAAAGGCGTGAATCAGTTGATCGGCATCGGCGAAGCCCTGCAACGCAACCAGATGGCCTTTGCCTTACCCGCGAAGTTTTTTGAAAGTACCGAAGCCTTTCTGGCAAAATACCGTACCTCTGATTTTAGTGACAGTGTCGTGCTGGTCAAAGGGGCCCGTACCTTCCACTTTGAAGATATCATTCGGAAACTTTCGCTGCGAACGCACGGAACCATTCTGGAAGTAAACCTGGATGCTTTATCCCATAACCTAAATTATTTCCGGGAAAAAATTGGCCGTCAGACCAAAATCATGGTCATGGTGAAGGCCTTTGCCTACGGAAGCGGTATCGAGGAAGTAGCGAATCTCTTACAATTCCACCGCGTCGATTACCTTGCCGTAGCGTATCCGGACGAAGGCGTTCGTTTGCGTAAAGCCGGTATTCAGCTGCCCATTCTGATTTTGAATACCTCGCCGGAGAATTTTCAGCAGGTACTCGATTACCAGCTGGAACCGGAAATTTACAGTCCCCGCCATTGGCAGGAATTTGTTGATTTTCTCGGCGACCGTCAGCTTTCCACTTCCGTTCACATCAAAGTGGATACGGGGATGCACCGACTGGGTTTTGAAGAAAAACACCTGGACTGGCTAACCGATCAAATCAGTCAGCATCCGGAAATTCGTATTGCTTCTATTTTTAGCCACCTGGCGGCCGCCGACGAAGCCGAGCACGATGCTTTCACGCATCAGCAAATTGCCCGGTATACGTTTATGGCCGACCGCATTACGGCCGTTCTCCCCTACCAGCCCATTCGACACCTGGCGAATTCGCCGGGACTGGCCCGTTTTCCCGAAGCCCGCTTCGACATGATTCGGCTCGGTAAAGGGTTATACGGTACGGCGGTCTTACCGGAGGATCAGGAAAACCTGAAAACGGTTGGTACGCTTAAAACGGTGATTTCACAGATCAAGGAAGTCCCCAAAACCGAAACGGTCGGCTATGGTCGCCGGGGCGTACTCTCCCGGGATTCCCGGATTGCCACCATTGCTATTGGTTACGCCGACGGCTTCGACCGTAAATTCAGTCGAGGTACCGGGAAGGTACTGATCCATGGCCAGTTATGCCCCATCGTTGGAAATATCTGCATGGACATGAGTATGGTAGATGTGACAGATGTGGACTGCTCGGAAGGGGACGAAGTGATCATTTTTGGGGATTATCCCTCCATTCGCGATCTGGCTTCCTGGAGTGGTACCATTCCCTACGAAATTCTAACAAACGTAGGAGAACGAGTAAGCCGGGTTTTTTATCGGGAAGGTAATTAA
- a CDS encoding YebC/PmpR family DNA-binding transcriptional regulator, translating to MGRAFEFRKARKFKRWGQMAKTFTRIGKDITLAVKSGGSDPNSNSRLRAMIQNAKAANMPKDNVDRAIKRATAKDQEDYKEVVYEGYGPHGIAVLIECTTDNTNRTVANIRSYFNKLGGSLGTSGMLDFIFDRKSVFKIANKPGLDIEELELELIDFGAEEVFLDPETDQVIIYGEFTAFGGLQHFLEENGYEIQGADFERIPNDTKELSEEEAADMDKLIERIEEDDDVQNVYHNMR from the coding sequence ATGGGAAGAGCTTTTGAATTCCGAAAAGCCCGTAAGTTCAAACGATGGGGCCAAATGGCCAAAACCTTTACCCGAATCGGTAAAGACATTACGCTGGCGGTAAAAAGTGGTGGTTCTGATCCCAACTCCAATTCACGCCTGCGGGCCATGATTCAAAACGCGAAAGCGGCGAACATGCCCAAAGACAACGTAGATCGGGCCATTAAACGAGCTACGGCGAAAGATCAGGAAGACTACAAAGAGGTAGTATACGAAGGCTACGGCCCTCACGGTATCGCCGTTTTGATTGAATGCACGACCGACAACACCAACCGGACGGTAGCCAACATCCGTAGCTACTTTAACAAGCTGGGTGGTAGTCTGGGTACTTCTGGTATGCTGGATTTCATCTTTGATCGCAAATCCGTATTCAAGATTGCCAATAAGCCAGGTCTGGACATTGAAGAGCTGGAACTCGAACTGATTGATTTCGGTGCGGAAGAAGTATTTTTGGATCCAGAAACGGATCAGGTCATCATTTACGGCGAATTCACCGCTTTTGGTGGCTTACAACATTTCTTGGAAGAGAACGGTTACGAAATTCAGGGAGCCGATTTCGAGCGTATCCCCAACGATACGAAAGAACTCTCCGAAGAAGAAGCCGCTGACATGGATAAACTGATCGAACGCATCGAGGAAGACGACGACGTTCAGAACGTGTATCATAACATGCGTTAA
- a CDS encoding carboxypeptidase-like regulatory domain-containing protein, producing MTKRLIIALSALLLVGLSTEHGMAQGQVKAIQFSGVVVGGKQSEVLPSATINIANTGRGTVTSNNGYFNIPVFPGDSIIFSYTGYRKQYLVIPKNYNEPSYSAKVQLREDAITLREVKVYPFRNFEEFKKEFLTMNLPDQQEREALARNMDPDYLRRMAASQPGGVNSGFQASQNQITNYNANKGFANTIPFFNPLAWASWIKSVKDGALKDNSWKEIYKDAPTLNTNRDSYIRQQRRNN from the coding sequence ATGACAAAACGATTAATCATAGCACTTTCGGCTCTTCTGCTTGTGGGCTTATCCACTGAACACGGAATGGCTCAGGGGCAAGTTAAAGCGATTCAGTTCTCCGGCGTAGTTGTGGGTGGAAAGCAATCCGAAGTGTTGCCTTCCGCTACGATTAATATTGCCAATACGGGCCGGGGTACGGTTACTTCCAACAACGGTTATTTTAACATTCCTGTTTTCCCGGGTGACAGTATCATCTTCAGTTATACGGGTTATCGCAAACAATACCTGGTCATTCCGAAAAACTATAATGAGCCTTCGTACTCAGCTAAGGTTCAGTTACGGGAAGATGCCATTACGCTGCGGGAGGTGAAAGTTTATCCTTTCCGCAACTTCGAAGAGTTCAAGAAAGAATTCCTGACTATGAATTTACCCGATCAGCAGGAACGCGAAGCACTGGCTCGGAACATGGACCCTGATTATTTGCGAAGAATGGCCGCTTCACAACCGGGCGGCGTAAACTCCGGTTTCCAAGCTTCACAAAACCAGATTACCAACTATAATGCCAATAAGGGTTTCGCCAATACCATACCTTTCTTTAACCCGCTGGCCTGGGCAAGCTGGATTAAATCGGTGAAGGATGGAGCTTTAAAAGACAACTCTTGGAAGGAAATTTACAAAGATGCTCCTACGCTGAATACGAACCGGGATTCATACATCCGGCAACAACGTCGAAACAACTAA
- a CDS encoding FAD-binding domain-containing protein, with the protein MNILWFQRDLRCSDHLPLQAALAAGQPIVLVFCYEPLLLKDPHFDKRHGRFIRESLQDLTAAFQRQHHTLHIIRNDFLAVLQRLHYRYGVETIFSYQETGLPVLQQRNQAIQAYCQSEGVEWVRFPKVSGANLNQSDGKRRWQQAMRKPMSTLDLSQLKTVSLGAGFTEHLSAVDDLHPFHIRDFHFQRGGFTQAREWLISFVKIRAVQYVQAEDNPYLSRYNASRLSAYLAWGNLSVREVYQAASEAMGEGFHVDALKLFQQKLWLHDRLQARLYEPTLPAPQEQENAHFDAWKKGCTGLPLVDAAMRCLLETGYLIPRLRELLLSVLRQRLPECEAIGWQWLARQSLDFDPMLLDAYQKVSGKKKFLNPVKESRSLPDAVHFLRIWLPELTHVPPRFLHEPWRMRLTDQRKYGVDLGRSYPMPPKSWIPRAVRKRRAVSVKS; encoded by the coding sequence ATGAATATTTTATGGTTTCAACGAGATCTACGATGCTCAGATCATCTTCCCTTACAGGCAGCTCTGGCAGCAGGGCAGCCCATAGTGCTTGTGTTCTGTTACGAACCTCTGTTACTAAAAGATCCGCATTTTGATAAACGTCACGGAAGGTTTATCCGGGAATCATTGCAGGATTTGACGGCGGCCTTTCAACGCCAGCATCATACCCTGCACATTATTCGGAATGACTTCCTGGCCGTACTGCAACGGCTGCACTACCGGTATGGGGTAGAAACAATTTTCTCGTACCAAGAAACCGGCCTGCCGGTGCTGCAGCAACGCAACCAGGCCATTCAGGCTTATTGCCAAAGTGAAGGGGTGGAGTGGGTACGTTTCCCGAAGGTTTCGGGAGCGAATCTCAATCAGTCCGACGGCAAACGCCGCTGGCAACAGGCGATGCGAAAACCCATGTCGACGCTTGACCTATCGCAACTGAAAACAGTATCACTCGGAGCTGGCTTTACGGAACATTTGTCCGCGGTGGATGACTTACATCCTTTTCACATTCGTGATTTTCATTTCCAACGCGGCGGCTTTACGCAGGCTCGGGAATGGTTAATAAGTTTTGTTAAAATTCGAGCGGTGCAGTACGTCCAGGCGGAAGACAATCCGTACCTGAGTCGGTACAATGCCAGTCGACTGTCGGCTTATCTGGCTTGGGGAAATCTTTCGGTTCGGGAAGTGTATCAGGCGGCTTCCGAAGCGATGGGGGAAGGGTTTCACGTAGATGCCCTGAAGCTATTTCAACAAAAGCTATGGTTGCATGATCGGCTGCAAGCTCGTTTATATGAGCCTACGTTACCTGCACCGCAAGAGCAGGAGAATGCTCATTTTGACGCCTGGAAAAAAGGATGTACGGGCTTGCCGCTAGTGGATGCGGCCATGCGTTGCCTGCTCGAAACGGGTTATCTTATTCCGCGATTACGGGAATTGCTACTGTCAGTACTACGACAACGCTTGCCCGAATGCGAAGCTATAGGCTGGCAGTGGCTGGCCCGGCAGTCCCTCGATTTTGATCCGATGCTGCTAGACGCTTATCAGAAAGTCAGTGGGAAGAAGAAATTTCTGAATCCTGTGAAGGAATCTCGCAGCCTGCCAGATGCTGTACATTTTCTCCGAATCTGGTTGCCGGAATTAACTCATGTACCCCCGCGTTTTCTGCACGAACCCTGGCGAATGCGGTTAACCGACCAGCGGAAATACGGCGTAGATTTGGGTAGATCGTACCCAATGCCGCCTAAAAGCTGGATTCCCCGGGCTGTGCGTAAACGACGTGCCGTATCTGTCAAATCCTAG